In one window of Macrobrachium nipponense isolate FS-2020 chromosome 2, ASM1510439v2, whole genome shotgun sequence DNA:
- the LOC135221219 gene encoding uncharacterized protein LOC135221219 has protein sequence MSGYRIPSARSVHVPSQQSPRSAPVYMSRAASPPPVCTCPAAHPLRQRVHVPGLHPPPPPACTMSGRIPSARVYMSGQHPLRPRVYMSAASPPPACTVRQHPLRPPCTCPAASPSTPRCTMSGSIPPPPAELYMSCSIPSARVYMSGSIPSTSVYMSGRIPSARVYMSGHIPSARVYMSGRIPPPTCTCPAASPPPACTCPAESPPPACTCPARITAACTLWQHPLRPRDMSGSHPFRPRVQVARIPSAPCTCPPGRSPSPACTCPWRIPSARVYMSGSIPLRVYMSAAPLRPGVHVRQHPLRRV, from the coding sequence ATGTCCGGATACCGCATCCCCTCCGCCCGCAGTGTACATGTCCCGTCGCAGCAGTCTCCCCGTTCCGCCCCCGTGTACATGTCCCGGGCCGCATCTCCTCCGCCTGTGTGTACATGTCCGGCCGCGCATCCCCTCCGCCAGCGTGTACATGTCCCGGGCCTGCATCCCCCCCCTCCGCCAGCGTGTACAATGTCCGGCCGCATCCCCTCCGCCCGCGTGTACATGTCCGGCCAGCATCCCCTCCGCCCCCGCGTGTACATGTCCGCCGCATCCCCTCCGCCCGCGTGTACTGTCCGGCAGCATCCCCTCCGCCCTCCGTGTACATGTCCGGCAGCATCCCCCTCCACTCCCCGCTGTACCATGTCCGGCAGCATCCCTCCTCCGCCCGCCGAGTTGTACATGTCCTGCAGCATCCCCTCCGCCCGCGTGTACATGTCCGGCAGCATCCCCTCCACCAGCGTGTACATGTCCGGCAGAATCCCCTCCGCCCGTGTGTACATGTCCGGCCACATCCCCTCCGCCCGCGTGTACATGTCCGGCCGCATCCCTCCGCCCACGTGTACATGTCCGGCAGCATCCCCTCCACCCGCGTGTACATGTCCGGCAGAATCCCCTCCGCCCGCGTGTACATGTCCGGCCAGAATCACCGCCGCGTGTACATTGTGGCAGCATCCCCTCCGCCCGCGTGACATGTCCGGGTCGCACCCCTTCCGCCCGCGTGTACAGGTCGCCAGAATCCCCTCCGCCCCGTGTACATGTCCGCCCGGCCGATCCCCCTCGCCCGCGTGTACATGTCCCTGGCGCATCCCCTCCGCCCGCGTGTACATGTCCGGCAGCATCCCCCTCCGCGTGTACATGTCGGCAGCTCCCCTCCGCCCCGGTGTACATGTCCGGCAGCATCCCCTCCGCCGCGTGTAA
- the LOC135221221 gene encoding uncharacterized protein LOC135221221, producing MSGSNPLRPRVQCPASIPIRPHPCTCSGQHPSPSHPACTCPAASPPPALRVHLSGSIPSARVYMSGRIPSSPRVHVTPAARHPLTPARVYMSGKHPLRQRVHVQPHPLRPRVHVRRIPSCPRTCPAASPPPACTMSCPHPLRCAVTCHAHPPSVASPTCPSHHSARLCTCLPATSLGIPSARVYMSRPHPLRPA from the coding sequence ATGTCCGGCAGCAATCCCCTCCGCCCGCGTGTACAATGTCCGGCCAGCATCCCCATCCGCCCGCACCCGTGTACATGTTCCGGCCAGCACCCCTCCCCCTCGCACCCCGCGTGTACCTGTCCGGCAGCATCCCCTCCGCCCGCCTTGCGTGTACATTTGTCCGGCAGCATCCCCTCCGCCCGCGTGTACATGTCCGGTCGTATCCCCTCCTCCCCGCGTGTACATGTAACCCCGGCCGCTAGACATCCCCTGACACCCGCCCGGGTGTACATGTCCGGCAAGCATCCCCTCCGCCAGCGTGTACATGTCCAGCCGCATCCCCTCCGCCCGCGTGTACATGTCCGCCGCATCCCCTCCTGCCCGCGTACATGCCCGGCCGCATCCCCTCCGCCCGCGTGTACCATGTCCTGCCCGCATCCCCTCCGCTGCGCTGTCACATGTCACGCCCATCCCCCATCGGTCGCGTCGCCCACATGTCCGTCGCATCACTCCGCCCGACTGTGTACATGTCTGCCAGCCACATCCCTAGGCATTCCTTCTGCCCGCGTGTACATGTCCAGGCCGCATCCCCTCCGCCCAGCCTGA
- the LOC135221222 gene encoding uncharacterized protein LOC135221222 yields MSWQHPLRRRIPSARVYMSGHTSPPPACTCPATSPPPPPACTCQGRIPSSACVYMSGRIPSARVYVSGRIPSTCVYTVRPHPLRPRVTCPGPHPLRAACTCPPHPLRLRVHVPPGTSPPPACTCQAASLRLLYMSGHIPSARVYVSGRIPSACVYMSGRIPSARVYMSGRIPSACVYICPATTSPPSARVYMSSALPSARVYMSGRIPSARVYMSGRIPSARVYMSGRIPSARVYMSGRILSPPACICRARVPVRPRVHVRARRIPSPPPACTCPGRIPSAAASPPPACT; encoded by the coding sequence ATGTCCTGGCAGCATCCCCTCCGCCGCCGCATCCCCTCCGCCCGCGTGTACATGTCTGGCCACACATCCCCTCCGCCTGCGTGTACATGTCCGGCCACATCCCCTCCGCCCCCACCCGCGTGTACATGTCAGGGCCGCATCCCCTCCTCCGCCTGCGTGTACATGTCCGGCCGCATCCCCTCCGCCCGCGTGTACGTGTCCGGCCGCATCCCCTCCACCTGCGTGTACACTGTCCGGCCGCATCCCCTCCGCCCGCGTGTTACATGTCCGGGGCCGCATCCCCTCCGCGCCGCGTGTACATGTCCGCCACATCCCCTCCGCCTGCGTGTACATGTCCCTCCAGGCACATCCCCTCCGCCCGCGTGTACGTGTCAGGCCGCATCCCTCCGCCTGCTGTACATGTCCGGCCACATCCCCTCCGCCCGCGTGTACGTGTCCGGCCGCATCCCCTCCGCCTGCGTGTACATGTCCGGCCGCATCCCCTCCGCCCGCGTGTACATGTCCGGCCGCATCCCCTCCGCCTGCGTGTACATTTGTCCGGCCACCACATCCCCCCCCTCCGCCCGCGTGTACATGTCCTCCGCACTCCCCTCCGCCCGCGTGTACATGTCCGGCCGCATCCCCTCCGCCCGCGTGTATATGTCCGGCCGCATCCCCTCCGCCCGCGTGTATATGTCCGGCCGCATCCCCTCCGCCCGCGTGTACATGTCCGGCCGCATCCTCTCGCCGCCCGCGTGTATATGTCGGGCCCGCGTCCCCGTCCGCCCACGTGTACATGTCCGGGCCCGCCGCATCCCCTCCCCACCACCCGCGTGTACATGTCCGGGCCGCATCCCCTCCGCCGCCGCATCCCCTCCGCCCGCGTGTACATGA